The following proteins are encoded in a genomic region of Oceanisphaera profunda:
- the rnc gene encoding ribonuclease III → MKNLHILEKKIGYTFNDQAMLVRALTHRSAGSRHNERLEFLGDSLLSMVIADALFHRFPRVNEGDMSRMRATLVREKTLAELAREFELGEYLILGPGELKSGGFRRESILADAVEAIIGAVYLDANIEQMQTMMLGWYEDRLNAIQPGIDQKDPKTRLQELLQGKRKPLPTYTVEQVIGEAHNQKFTVHCQIEGMAQPVIGIGTSRRKAEQSAAEHALEVLL, encoded by the coding sequence ATGAAAAATTTGCACATTTTAGAAAAGAAAATAGGTTACACCTTTAATGACCAAGCCATGTTGGTACGGGCGTTAACGCACCGTAGCGCTGGTTCGCGCCATAATGAACGCTTAGAGTTTTTGGGTGATTCACTGCTGAGCATGGTGATTGCCGATGCATTGTTCCATCGTTTTCCTCGGGTTAACGAAGGCGATATGTCGCGGATGCGCGCTACGCTGGTGCGAGAGAAAACCTTGGCCGAGCTGGCGCGCGAGTTTGAGCTGGGCGAGTATTTAATCTTAGGCCCAGGCGAGCTGAAGAGCGGTGGTTTTCGCCGTGAGTCGATTTTGGCCGATGCGGTAGAAGCTATTATAGGTGCCGTGTATCTGGATGCCAATATCGAGCAGATGCAAACCATGATGCTGGGCTGGTATGAAGACCGCCTTAATGCGATTCAACCGGGTATCGATCAAAAAGATCCTAAAACCCGCCTGCAAGAACTGTTGCAGGGTAAGCGCAAACCCTTGCCTACCTATACGGTGGAGCAAGTGATTGGTGAAGCTCACAACCAAAAATTTACCGTGCATTGCCAGATTGAAGGCATGGCACAACCTGTGATTGGCATTGGTACCAGTCGTCGCAAGGCCGAACAATCAGCGGCCGAACATGCTTTGGAAGTCTTGCTATGA
- the era gene encoding GTPase Era, which yields MTAQEQTYCGFIAIVGRPNVGKSTLLNQLLGQKISITSRKPQTTRHRIMGIDTEGAYQAIYVDTPGLHIEEKRTINRLMNRAASSSLGDVEMAVFMVEGTKWTPDDEMVLNKLRRLECPVVLAVNKIDNVETREELLPHLQWLATKMDFADIVPMSAEKGTNVDVIAKLARARLKPSPHHFPEDYITDRSSRFMAAEIIREKIMRFMGEELPYSVTVEIETYEVNDKGVVCINGLILVERTGQKRMVIGNKGAKLKVIGTEARLDLERLLEQKVFLELWVKVKSGWADDERALRSLGYGDD from the coding sequence ATGACAGCACAAGAACAAACTTATTGCGGTTTTATCGCCATTGTCGGTCGCCCCAACGTGGGTAAATCAACGCTGCTGAATCAGCTGTTAGGGCAAAAGATCAGCATCACCTCGCGTAAGCCACAAACGACGCGCCACCGCATTATGGGCATCGACACCGAGGGCGCTTATCAGGCTATCTATGTGGATACCCCAGGTTTGCACATCGAAGAAAAGCGCACCATTAACCGCTTAATGAACCGCGCCGCATCCAGCTCTTTGGGCGATGTGGAGATGGCGGTATTTATGGTTGAAGGCACTAAGTGGACACCGGATGATGAGATGGTGCTGAACAAGCTGCGCCGCTTGGAATGCCCGGTGGTGTTGGCGGTGAATAAAATTGATAACGTTGAGACCAGAGAAGAGCTGTTGCCGCACCTGCAATGGCTGGCCACTAAGATGGACTTCGCCGATATCGTGCCTATGTCTGCGGAGAAGGGCACTAACGTTGATGTGATTGCCAAGCTTGCTCGCGCTCGCTTAAAGCCGTCACCCCATCATTTCCCCGAAGATTACATCACGGATAGATCGTCACGCTTTATGGCGGCGGAAATTATCCGTGAAAAGATCATGCGCTTTATGGGTGAGGAATTACCTTACTCTGTGACCGTAGAAATCGAAACCTATGAGGTGAACGACAAGGGCGTGGTCTGCATTAACGGCTTGATCTTGGTGGAGCGCACGGGTCAAAAACGCATGGTGATCGGCAACAAAGGTGCAAAACTAAAAGTGATTGGCACCGAGGCGCGCCTAGATCTGGAACGATTGCTGGAGCAAAAAGTGTTCCTCGAGCTGTGGGTTAAGGTTAAATCCGGTTGGGCCGATGACGAACGAGCACTGCGTAGTTTGGGGTACGGTGACGATTGA
- the recO gene encoding DNA repair protein RecO, giving the protein MKGQAAFVIHSRPYRETSQLVEVFTQEQGRQSLIAKGSRQPRSPLKGLLQPFVPLSLTFGGKGELKTLFKVESTAPAIRLISTALYSGLYLNELIYYLLEAHTPFDEVFEAYQSTLHKLAAGESLEPCLRHFEFYMLNVLGYGVDFTVDAQTGEAVEANAWYQYQPEAGFSRLLKPQPGAYAGAHLTALAELDFSTAEVLQAAKHFSRQALAPYLAGRPLRSRALFIKGKRGSRSE; this is encoded by the coding sequence ATGAAGGGGCAGGCGGCGTTCGTTATTCACAGTCGCCCCTACCGAGAAACCAGTCAGCTGGTCGAGGTATTCACCCAAGAGCAGGGGCGCCAAAGCTTAATCGCTAAAGGCAGCCGGCAACCCCGCTCGCCACTCAAAGGGCTGTTACAGCCCTTTGTGCCCTTAAGTTTGACCTTTGGCGGCAAAGGCGAGCTGAAAACCTTATTTAAAGTGGAATCCACGGCACCAGCCATTCGCCTGATCAGTACCGCCTTATACAGCGGCTTGTATCTCAACGAGCTGATTTATTACCTGCTAGAAGCCCATACCCCCTTTGACGAAGTGTTTGAGGCTTATCAAAGCACCTTGCACAAGTTAGCGGCGGGTGAGAGCCTTGAGCCTTGCTTGCGCCACTTTGAGTTTTATATGCTCAATGTCTTGGGCTATGGCGTGGACTTTACCGTCGATGCTCAAACAGGAGAAGCGGTAGAGGCCAATGCTTGGTATCAATATCAACCGGAAGCGGGCTTTAGCCGTTTATTAAAGCCACAACCCGGCGCCTATGCGGGCGCACACCTAACTGCCTTGGCGGAGTTAGATTTTAGCACCGCCGAGGTACTGCAAGCCGCCAAACACTTTAGTCGCCAAGCGTTGGCCCCCTACTTAGCGGGCCGACCTTTGCGCAGTCGTGCGCTGTTTATCAAAGGAAAGAGAGGAAGTCGCAGTGAGTGA
- the pdxJ gene encoding pyridoxine 5'-phosphate synthase, whose amino-acid sequence MSELYLGVNIDHIATLRNARGTSYPDPVYAATLAELAGADGITVHLREDRRHIIDRDVEILSDTIQTRMNLEMAVTDEMLDIACRIKPAFVCLVPEKREEVTTEGGLDVAGQLDKVTAAVQRLSKAGIKVSLFIDAEHNQIDAAVATGAPFIEIHTGHYANAVSEEEQAADVQRIAAAATYAHKAGLKVNAGHGLHYHNVKPIAAIPEMHELNIGHAIIARAAFDGLEKAIRDMKRLMQEARQGI is encoded by the coding sequence GTGAGTGAATTATATTTAGGCGTTAATATCGATCACATTGCTACCTTGCGCAATGCGCGGGGCACCAGCTATCCGGATCCTGTGTATGCGGCCACGCTGGCTGAGCTTGCCGGTGCCGACGGTATTACCGTGCACCTGCGTGAAGACCGCCGCCATATTATTGACCGCGATGTGGAAATATTAAGTGACACTATCCAAACGCGGATGAATTTGGAAATGGCGGTCACCGACGAAATGCTCGATATCGCTTGTCGTATTAAGCCCGCCTTCGTCTGCCTTGTGCCAGAGAAGCGCGAAGAAGTGACCACCGAAGGTGGCTTAGATGTGGCCGGCCAGCTAGATAAAGTGACCGCCGCGGTGCAACGCTTGAGCAAAGCCGGCATTAAGGTGTCGCTGTTTATTGATGCCGAGCATAACCAAATTGACGCCGCCGTGGCCACCGGTGCGCCCTTTATTGAAATTCACACCGGTCATTACGCCAATGCGGTGAGCGAAGAAGAGCAAGCGGCAGATGTGCAGCGCATTGCCGCCGCCGCCACTTATGCGCACAAAGCGGGCTTAAAGGTAAATGCCGGTCACGGCCTGCATTACCACAATGTGAAACCCATTGCCGCCATCCCTGAGATGCATGAGCTGAACATTGGCCACGCCATTATCGCCCGCGCCGCCTTTGATGGCCTAGAAAAAGCCATCCGCGACATGAAGCGTTTAATGCAAGAAGCAAGACAGGGGATTTAA
- the barA gene encoding two-component sensor histidine kinase BarA, translating into MTKYGLRARILAYTIIPTLLIGIFLAGYFSVSRYQQLEESLIRQGVNVIEPMALASELALTSRNRESLNRLLSNIHRNNSPLVKAIALFDEQGHLLVTSNYHRDFTQLRLAQDEPIPYATEVESGEGGIILRTPVLSDNIQTDSAWEDVSTIPIGYIAMQLTNDSAMLVHYKDTFFASLIVLLGVLVSMLFGLRLIKGVSKPVTDMITAIYKIREGRLDTRVHGEFTGEMDMLKSGINAMAKSLSEYHDEMQQNVDQATSDLRETLEQIEIQNIELDMAKKRAQEAARVKTEFLANMSHELRTPLNGVIGFARQLQKTRLTANQLDYLTTIEKSAQNLLSIINDILDFSKLEAGKLKMEQLPFSLRDALQEVMTLLAPSAHDKGLELSLRVDAAVQDSLMGDSLRMQQVLTNLVGNAIKFTEQGNVDVRVDACPARQPDRAALRIHVQDTGIGISDVQRRQLFQAFNQADSSISRRYGGTGLGLVITQKLVHQMAGNIELHSELGAGSVFSFTLELNRATLPLAEPLPLARLSRKTVLYIEEDNFSRRATNALLREWGVQLLHEHSENTHLDCVLLGFGPNALPSQMEQSIEQHKAQGRKVVVLLSSTDPVLADALVRHGAHLCLTKPVNYQRLAQALLNQKPSRPKQISYQQADLEQDIEGQTEPATLLQIPLLPASQKQQMRVLAVDDNPANLKLISALLREQVSQVDTCSNGQEALNLATVNHYDVIFMDIQMPLLDGIQATQEIRAGQGPNATTPIVAVTAHAIAGERERLILQGIDDYLAKPLDENMLAQLIQRFAQPTAHHKEHSQINWQLALKQAGNKPELAKDMLRLLLESFDEFDPLLNAALSGELGEQQLYTSLHKLHGGTAYCGVPELQSLVAELEHALLAKQPLSELEPELLELEERLSQVRDEAKAYL; encoded by the coding sequence ATGACCAAATACGGCCTGCGAGCCAGAATACTCGCCTACACCATAATTCCTACCCTGCTAATTGGTATATTTTTAGCCGGCTACTTTTCTGTGAGCCGCTATCAGCAATTAGAGGAGTCGCTGATCCGCCAAGGGGTCAATGTGATCGAACCCATGGCGCTGGCCAGCGAGCTGGCCTTAACCAGCCGCAATCGCGAGTCACTGAATCGGCTACTCAGTAATATTCATCGTAATAATAGCCCGCTGGTTAAAGCCATCGCCTTGTTTGATGAGCAAGGCCATTTGTTAGTCACCTCGAATTATCATCGAGATTTCACGCAACTGCGCCTAGCACAAGACGAACCGATTCCGTACGCCACCGAGGTAGAAAGTGGCGAGGGGGGCATTATTTTGCGCACACCAGTGCTTAGCGACAATATTCAAACCGACTCGGCTTGGGAAGACGTCTCGACCATTCCCATCGGTTACATCGCCATGCAGCTGACTAACGACTCGGCCATGCTGGTGCATTATAAAGATACTTTTTTTGCCAGTCTGATAGTGCTGTTAGGCGTGCTGGTGAGCATGCTCTTTGGCTTGCGCTTAATTAAGGGCGTATCGAAGCCGGTCACCGATATGATCACTGCTATCTATAAAATTCGTGAAGGACGGCTCGACACCCGAGTGCACGGTGAGTTTACCGGCGAAATGGACATGCTAAAAAGTGGTATTAACGCCATGGCCAAATCCTTGTCTGAATATCACGATGAAATGCAGCAAAACGTCGACCAAGCTACCTCAGACTTACGCGAAACGTTAGAGCAAATTGAGATTCAGAATATCGAATTGGACATGGCGAAAAAACGTGCTCAAGAAGCGGCGCGCGTCAAAACCGAGTTCTTGGCCAATATGTCCCATGAGCTGCGCACCCCGCTCAATGGTGTGATCGGTTTTGCTCGGCAATTACAAAAAACTCGCCTCACCGCCAATCAGCTCGATTACCTGACTACCATCGAAAAATCTGCACAAAATCTACTCAGTATTATTAATGATATTCTCGACTTCTCTAAGCTTGAAGCTGGCAAGCTAAAGATGGAGCAACTGCCTTTTTCACTGCGTGATGCCTTACAAGAAGTAATGACGCTGCTGGCTCCTAGCGCCCATGACAAAGGGCTGGAGCTCTCGTTACGGGTAGATGCGGCGGTACAAGACAGTCTAATGGGCGATTCGCTGCGCATGCAGCAAGTGCTGACCAACCTGGTTGGTAACGCCATTAAATTTACCGAACAAGGCAACGTGGATGTGCGCGTTGATGCTTGCCCAGCCAGACAGCCTGATCGCGCGGCACTGCGTATTCATGTACAAGATACCGGGATTGGTATTTCAGACGTACAACGGCGCCAGTTGTTTCAAGCCTTTAATCAAGCAGACTCCAGTATTTCTCGCCGCTATGGCGGCACCGGTTTAGGGCTGGTCATCACCCAAAAATTGGTGCATCAGATGGCGGGTAACATTGAGCTGCACTCGGAATTAGGTGCCGGCTCCGTGTTTAGTTTTACCCTAGAGCTCAATCGGGCCACCTTGCCCTTGGCTGAGCCGCTGCCACTGGCCAGACTCAGCCGAAAAACCGTGCTCTATATCGAAGAAGATAATTTTAGCCGCCGCGCCACCAACGCCTTACTACGTGAATGGGGCGTGCAGCTATTACATGAGCACAGTGAGAATACGCACCTGGATTGCGTACTACTCGGTTTTGGCCCCAACGCCTTGCCCAGCCAAATGGAGCAGAGCATTGAGCAACACAAGGCACAAGGCCGAAAGGTGGTGGTGTTACTCAGCTCTACAGATCCGGTGTTAGCCGACGCTTTAGTGCGCCACGGTGCCCACCTGTGCCTGACTAAGCCGGTTAATTATCAACGCTTAGCGCAAGCCCTGCTCAATCAAAAACCCAGCCGGCCCAAGCAAATCAGTTATCAACAAGCCGATTTGGAGCAAGATATTGAAGGCCAAACCGAGCCGGCTACCTTACTGCAAATTCCGTTACTGCCCGCCAGTCAAAAGCAGCAGATGCGCGTGTTAGCCGTGGATGATAATCCCGCCAACCTTAAACTGATTAGCGCCCTGCTGCGTGAGCAAGTCAGCCAAGTTGATACTTGCTCTAATGGCCAAGAAGCGCTGAATTTGGCGACCGTGAATCACTACGACGTGATCTTTATGGATATTCAAATGCCTTTGCTTGATGGCATACAGGCCACCCAAGAAATCCGCGCTGGTCAGGGCCCTAATGCGACAACGCCGATAGTGGCGGTAACCGCTCATGCCATCGCCGGTGAGCGCGAGCGCTTAATACTGCAAGGCATAGATGATTATCTGGCTAAGCCCCTCGATGAAAACATGCTGGCTCAGCTGATCCAGCGCTTCGCTCAGCCAACCGCACACCATAAAGAGCACAGCCAAATTAATTGGCAACTGGCCCTAAAACAAGCGGGCAATAAACCCGAGCTTGCCAAAGACATGCTGAGGCTGTTGCTAGAGAGCTTTGATGAGTTTGATCCCCTGCTCAATGCGGCGTTATCAGGTGAATTAGGCGAGCAACAATTGTATACCTCGTTACACAAGCTGCATGGCGGCACCGCCTACTGTGGCGTGCCCGAGTTACAGTCGTTAGTGGCCGAGCTAGAGCACGCCTTATTGGCCAAACAACCTCTTAGCGAATTAGAGCCAGAGCTACTGGAACTTGAAGAGCGACTCAGCCAAGTGCGAGACGAAGCTAAGGCTTATTTGTAA
- the rlmD gene encoding 23S rRNA (uracil(1939)-C(5))-methyltransferase RlmD → MVQFFKQSKPKLATQAPLDVTIAEVNSHGIGVTRHQGKPLFVPAALKGEQVRVRIEQQNAKYQTARLLKVLKPAPTREQPFCPYINDCGGCSLQHMAVNEQRALKARTLAQLFSRQGITDLPEPEWLTDSATQGYRRVARLSIRLQGKGVALGFRRSQSHQLVEIEHCGVLRPQLSALIAPLRTLLNALKATKQLGHIELYDASEGVAILLRHTGSLSAHDLELLVSFAQSRDLALFLQDDNSRRPLHVPFSLYYQIDNIKFSFTPGDFIQINGPLNGQLVAKAQDWLAPTPNHAVLDLFCGVGNFSLPLAAAGHAVIGVEGVMEMVEQARGNAEDNGLDQAQFYRADLAADFTQEPWAQQGFERVLLDPGRAGAEQVMPYLCELAPERLLYVSCNPVTLSRDSLPLLAAGYRLTRLCLIDMFPHTVHCEAMALFELS, encoded by the coding sequence ATGGTTCAGTTCTTCAAGCAAAGCAAACCCAAGCTCGCCACTCAAGCGCCGTTAGACGTGACCATCGCAGAAGTGAATAGCCATGGGATAGGTGTGACTCGTCATCAAGGGAAGCCGCTGTTTGTACCGGCCGCTCTTAAAGGCGAGCAAGTGCGGGTGCGCATCGAGCAACAAAATGCCAAATATCAAACCGCGCGGTTACTAAAAGTGCTTAAACCTGCCCCCACCCGAGAGCAGCCTTTTTGCCCTTATATTAATGACTGCGGCGGCTGCTCTTTGCAGCATATGGCGGTGAACGAGCAGCGCGCACTTAAAGCGCGCACCTTGGCGCAGCTTTTTTCTCGCCAAGGCATCACAGACTTGCCCGAGCCTGAATGGTTAACGGACTCCGCCACCCAAGGCTATCGCCGCGTGGCGCGCCTTTCTATTCGCCTGCAAGGCAAAGGTGTAGCGTTAGGCTTTCGACGCAGTCAGTCGCACCAATTGGTGGAAATTGAACATTGCGGTGTGTTGCGCCCGCAATTATCTGCGTTAATTGCGCCGCTGCGTACCTTATTAAATGCGCTTAAGGCCACCAAGCAATTGGGCCATATCGAGCTTTATGATGCGAGTGAGGGCGTGGCAATATTGTTGCGCCACACCGGCAGCTTGTCGGCTCACGATTTGGAATTGCTGGTGTCTTTCGCACAAAGTCGTGATCTGGCGTTATTTTTACAAGACGATAATAGTCGTCGGCCTTTACATGTACCTTTTTCACTTTATTATCAGATAGATAATATAAAGTTCTCTTTCACTCCCGGTGATTTTATTCAGATCAATGGGCCGCTTAATGGCCAATTGGTGGCCAAAGCTCAAGACTGGCTTGCGCCCACCCCTAATCATGCGGTATTGGATTTGTTTTGTGGGGTGGGCAACTTCTCTTTGCCGCTAGCGGCCGCCGGGCATGCCGTGATTGGCGTAGAGGGAGTGATGGAAATGGTGGAGCAAGCGCGCGGCAATGCAGAAGACAATGGCTTAGACCAAGCGCAGTTTTATCGGGCAGATTTAGCCGCCGACTTCACCCAAGAACCCTGGGCTCAGCAAGGATTTGAGCGGGTGTTGTTGGATCCCGGTCGCGCGGGTGCCGAGCAGGTGATGCCTTATTTGTGCGAGTTAGCACCTGAGCGCTTGCTGTATGTGTCTTGTAATCCGGTGACCTTGTCACGCGACAGCTTGCCATTGTTGGCGGCGGGTTATCGTCTAACACGCTTGTGTTTAATTGATATGTTTCCCCATACGGTGCATTGCGAAGCAATGGCCTTGTTCGAATTGAGTTAA
- the relA gene encoding GTP diphosphokinase has translation MVAVRNTHLTVIFNLEEWAASLPFAAEEQEQLKALYECCLSLKAPLPDLLQLQAQGVEMVGILLTLSMDIETVKAAMLYPFVEAGHLTLAEIESKFGATIPRLLQGVLDMEAIRSLQHLQNEKNSEVQVDRVRRMLMAMVEDVRAVVIKLAERITCLREVKGADEETRVLVAKEIASIYAPLANRLGIGQLKWELEDLSFRYLHPETYKRIASLLHEKRLAREAYIQDFVSGLKDALAEAGVAAEVYGRPKHIYSIWRKMQKKHLDFDELFDVRAVRVVTPHLQDCYGALGVVHTQFRHIPREFDDYVANPKPNGYQSIHTVVLGPEGKTVEIQIRTSDMHQDAELGVAAHWKYKEGGGNTKQSGFEDKITWLRKLLAWQEDLAESGSLVDELRSQVFEDRVYVFTPKGEVVDMPLGATPLDFAYYIHSQIGHRCIGAKIDGRIVPFTYALQTGDQVEIITQKQPNPSRDWMNPNQGFLRTSRARAKVSTWFKKQDRDKNIVAGRELLDKELDRLGLQFSLINKTVLERYNVTHLDDLLAGIGGGDLRINQLLNYLQGLHKKPTSAEEDEAVLRQLALNAAKQPTTTNSKGHIVVEGVGNLLTNIARCCQPIPGDEITGFITQGRGISIHRDDCEQLKELQSQHPERLVEAVWGENNAGGYKITLRVVATDRSGLLRDITTILANEKINVVEFSSHASRKQQTATMDMVLRIYNIDSLSRALAKISQLPDIIEAKRL, from the coding sequence ATGGTTGCAGTACGCAATACTCATCTTACCGTCATCTTCAATTTAGAAGAATGGGCGGCGAGCTTGCCGTTCGCGGCAGAAGAACAAGAGCAGTTAAAAGCGCTGTATGAGTGTTGTTTAAGCTTAAAGGCGCCGCTGCCGGATTTATTACAATTGCAGGCCCAAGGGGTGGAAATGGTGGGCATATTGCTCACCTTGAGTATGGATATCGAAACCGTCAAGGCGGCGATGCTGTACCCCTTTGTGGAAGCAGGCCACCTAACCTTGGCGGAAATTGAGTCCAAGTTTGGCGCTACCATACCGCGCTTATTGCAGGGCGTGCTCGACATGGAAGCCATCCGCTCCTTGCAGCATCTGCAAAATGAGAAAAACTCAGAAGTACAAGTTGATCGCGTGCGGCGCATGTTGATGGCCATGGTCGAAGACGTGCGCGCCGTGGTGATCAAGCTTGCGGAGCGCATCACCTGCCTGCGCGAAGTAAAAGGTGCCGATGAAGAAACCCGCGTCTTGGTGGCCAAAGAAATTGCCAGTATCTACGCCCCCTTGGCCAACCGTCTGGGTATCGGCCAGCTAAAGTGGGAGCTAGAAGATTTATCGTTTCGCTATTTACACCCTGAAACTTATAAGCGCATCGCCTCTTTATTACATGAAAAACGGCTGGCGCGTGAAGCCTACATTCAAGATTTTGTCAGTGGCCTAAAAGACGCGTTAGCCGAGGCGGGAGTGGCCGCAGAGGTTTATGGCCGACCTAAACACATCTACAGTATTTGGCGCAAGATGCAGAAGAAGCATCTGGATTTTGACGAACTGTTCGATGTGCGCGCAGTGAGAGTGGTCACCCCCCATTTACAAGACTGCTACGGCGCACTTGGCGTGGTGCATACCCAATTTCGGCATATTCCTCGCGAGTTTGATGACTATGTGGCCAACCCTAAGCCCAACGGTTATCAGTCGATTCATACAGTAGTGTTAGGTCCTGAGGGTAAAACCGTTGAAATACAAATCCGCACCAGTGACATGCATCAAGATGCAGAGCTGGGCGTGGCCGCGCACTGGAAATACAAAGAAGGTGGCGGTAATACCAAACAAAGCGGTTTTGAGGATAAAATTACTTGGCTGAGAAAGCTGCTGGCCTGGCAAGAAGACTTGGCTGAAAGTGGCTCTTTAGTCGACGAGCTGCGCAGCCAAGTATTTGAAGACCGCGTTTATGTCTTTACACCCAAAGGCGAGGTGGTGGACATGCCGCTTGGGGCCACGCCGCTGGATTTTGCTTATTACATTCACAGCCAAATTGGCCATCGTTGCATTGGCGCTAAAATTGATGGGCGCATCGTGCCCTTTACCTACGCGTTGCAAACCGGCGATCAGGTAGAGATCATTACCCAAAAACAGCCTAATCCAAGCCGTGATTGGATGAACCCAAATCAGGGGTTTCTGCGTACCAGTCGTGCCCGGGCTAAAGTCAGCACTTGGTTTAAGAAACAAGACCGCGATAAGAATATCGTGGCCGGCCGAGAGCTGTTGGATAAAGAGCTGGACCGTTTAGGCCTACAATTCTCGCTAATTAATAAAACAGTATTAGAGCGTTATAACGTCACTCATCTCGATGATCTACTAGCGGGGATCGGTGGCGGTGACTTGCGTATTAACCAGCTGCTTAACTACCTGCAAGGGCTGCATAAAAAGCCCACCAGCGCCGAAGAAGACGAAGCGGTACTGCGCCAATTAGCCTTAAATGCCGCGAAACAGCCCACCACAACTAACTCGAAAGGCCACATAGTAGTGGAGGGGGTGGGCAATCTATTGACTAATATTGCCCGTTGCTGCCAACCGATACCGGGAGATGAAATCACCGGCTTTATTACCCAAGGTCGGGGGATTTCTATTCACCGTGACGATTGCGAGCAATTAAAAGAATTACAAAGCCAGCATCCCGAGCGCTTGGTAGAAGCGGTATGGGGCGAAAATAATGCCGGTGGTTATAAAATTACCTTACGCGTGGTGGCCACCGACAGATCTGGCTTATTGCGTGATATCACCACTATTTTGGCCAATGAAAAAATTAATGTGGTGGAGTTCAGCAGTCACGCCAGTCGTAAGCAACAAACTGCCACCATGGACATGGTGCTGCGCATTTACAACATAGATAGCTTAAGTCGCGCCTTAGCCAAAATCAGCCAGTTACCGGATATTATTGAAGCGAAACGGCTTTAA
- the mazG gene encoding nucleoside triphosphate pyrophosphohydrolase produces the protein MKQYSLDDLLGIMAALRDPVSGCPWDQKQDFVSLVPHTLEEAYEVADTITRNALDELPNELGDLLFQVVFYAQLGKEQALFDFNYVVQAVSEKLIRRHPHVFTSNEPNHELGERRFTSEDEIKANWEAIKAQERRQQDANATSALDDIPRNLPALTRANKIQKRCSAVGFDWQALPPVLEKIYEELDEVMAELKQPEQNSARIADELGDVLFACVNLVRHLKQDPEAVLRGANDKFERRFRGVEQALQADNKRSQDCSEAELDGYWRQQKLKER, from the coding sequence ATGAAACAATATTCTCTCGACGACTTACTCGGCATTATGGCGGCGCTGCGCGATCCGGTATCTGGTTGCCCTTGGGATCAAAAACAAGACTTTGTAAGTCTTGTGCCGCACACCTTAGAAGAAGCCTATGAAGTGGCGGACACCATTACGCGCAATGCGCTGGATGAGTTGCCCAATGAGCTAGGTGACTTGTTATTTCAAGTGGTGTTTTATGCGCAACTTGGCAAAGAGCAGGCGCTGTTTGATTTTAATTATGTGGTACAAGCGGTCAGCGAAAAGCTGATTCGCCGTCATCCTCATGTCTTTACGAGCAATGAGCCGAACCATGAGCTTGGTGAACGCCGCTTTACCAGTGAAGATGAGATCAAGGCCAACTGGGAGGCCATAAAAGCCCAAGAGCGTCGTCAGCAAGATGCCAATGCCACCAGCGCCTTAGATGATATTCCGCGTAATTTACCGGCTCTTACGCGCGCCAATAAAATACAGAAGCGCTGCTCGGCGGTAGGCTTTGACTGGCAAGCGTTACCACCGGTGCTAGAAAAAATATATGAAGAGCTGGATGAAGTGATGGCCGAGCTCAAGCAGCCGGAGCAAAACTCGGCCCGCATCGCCGATGAACTGGGCGATGTGTTGTTTGCCTGTGTAAATTTAGTGCGCCACTTAAAACAAGATCCAGAAGCTGTGCTGCGCGGCGCCAATGATAAGTTTGAACGCCGCTTTCGCGGGGTTGAGCAAGCGTTACAGGCGGATAATAAACGCAGTCAAGACTGCAGCGAAGCAGAGCTCGACGGCTATTGGCGACAACAGAAACTAAAAGAACGTTAA